The sequence CAGCGCCCCTCGCTCAGTCGATCCCGAGGTGGTTCCTGGGCGTCGTGTCGGACAGCGACGCGAACTCCCGCAGCAGGTCCCGCTCCTTGCGCGAGAGCTTCTCGGGCACGGCCACCTGGAGGCTGACCATCAGGTCGCCGGCGCCCTTGCGGCCGGCCCCGGGGACGCCGCGCCCCCGGACCCGGAAGGTGCGGCCGTTCTGGGTCCCGGCCGGCACCTTCAAGGTCACCGGGCCGTCCAGGGTCGGCACCTTGAGCTCGGTGCCGAGGGCGGCCTCGGCGAAGGTCACCGGCACGGTGATGGTCAGGTCCCGGCCGTTGCGCCCGAAGATGGGGTGCGGGGTGACCCGCACCTTGACGATCAGGTCGCCGGCGGGGGCGCCGGCCTGGCCGGGCTCGCCCTGGCCCTTGAGCCGGACGGTGGCGCCGTCGTTGACCCCGGTGGGGATCCGTACCTTCAGCTCCCGGGTGCGGACCTCGCTGCCGCGGCCGTTGCAGGTCGGGCAGGGGTCGTCGATCACCGAGCCGCGACCCTGGCAGGTCGGGCAGGGGCTGGAGAGGCCGAACAGGCCCTGGTCGCGGGTGACCGTGCCCCGCCCGTTGCAGGTCGGGCAGGGCCGGGGCAGGGTGCCGGGCTTGGCTCCCGAGCCGTGGCAGGTGTGGCAGGGGGCCGGCCCGCGGAGCTGCAGGGGGATGGTGGCCCCGCGCACCGCCTCCTCGAAGCCGAGGGTGACCTCGCTCTCGACGTCGCGGCCGCGCCGGGCCGCCGTCTGCGACTGCCGCCCGCCGAACAGGTTGCCGAACAGGTCGCCGAGGCCGCCCAGGTCCTCGACCCGGACCCTGGTGCCGCCGGGGAAGCCGCCGCCTCCGCCCGGGAACCCGCCGAAGCCGCCGCCGCCGAAGGCCCCGGAGGCCAGCAGCCGGCGGGCCTCGTCGTACTCGGCCCGCTTCTTGGGGTCGGACAGCACCGAGTAGGCCCGCCCGACGTTCTTGAAGCGCTCCTCGGACGCCTTGTCACCCTTGTTGGCGTCCGGGTGGTGCTGCTGGGCGAGCTTCCGGTAGGCCTTCTTGATCTCGGCCGCG is a genomic window of Actinomycetota bacterium containing:
- the dnaJ gene encoding molecular chaperone DnaJ gives rise to the protein MNNPEYLEKDFYAELGVSKDASAAEIKKAYRKLAQQHHPDANKGDKASEERFKNVGRAYSVLSDPKKRAEYDEARRLLASGAFGGGGFGGFPGGGGGFPGGTRVRVEDLGGLGDLFGNLFGGRQSQTAARRGRDVESEVTLGFEEAVRGATIPLQLRGPAPCHTCHGSGAKPGTLPRPCPTCNGRGTVTRDQGLFGLSSPCPTCQGRGSVIDDPCPTCNGRGSEVRTRELKVRIPTGVNDGATVRLKGQGEPGQAGAPAGDLIVKVRVTPHPIFGRNGRDLTITVPVTFAEAALGTELKVPTLDGPVTLKVPAGTQNGRTFRVRGRGVPGAGRKGAGDLMVSLQVAVPEKLSRKERDLLREFASLSDTTPRNHLGID